The Papaver somniferum cultivar HN1 chromosome 6, ASM357369v1, whole genome shotgun sequence genome segment AGTGATTATTCAGGATATATAAGAAATTTATTTTCATgatcaaaaaatataaaatccctaattattaataaaataatttacATTTACACCATGAATCTTAGTGTTTTGGAATACAACTTTATGTGGTACAAGAACGTACCATGAACATCAGATCAGTGGCGATGATAAGCTAATCAAAAAACTGTATTGAACTGTGCCTACGTGGTGGTATTGTTAATGGTGAATGTGGTAAGAATTGAGAGAAGATAACTAAAAGTTAGGGATTGTTTTTCTATTTCCACCTTCGTTGACTCTAAGTCAATATAATATGACTGAAAGTCAGCTTTCCCCATAACAAGAATCTTGTGTTAAGGTGTTGACATTTAAACAACCTCATGTGCAACAGGACCACTTCCTAGAAAATCGATTATGTAGCGCGGATTCGTCCATCAGCAGTACTTCAAATTTCCATGGTATTTAGAAGTTGCAGAGGCCCGATTATATACCACGGCATAGCAAGGGTCCCCAAGGGGACCGCTTTCCTGCAGTCATTTTGAGGCTAGACCTGGAGTATTGCCATTTTGGCCTACGGATTCGGCTATTTTCGAAGTTTTTTAATGGTTGTACAAGGTTGCGTGAGATGCTGGACACAACAACTAATACTTCCACATAACTTCAAACGGGTTAAATGGCTAATTAGGCAAATCAATAATAGAGCACTTCATGTGAACACACGCTAATTTTGAACAAACAGTTACGATTGGAACTGGATGCTATTCGCACGACTTCCTCAATCCCTCACGACACAACTGAAACTCAGATCTCGTAATCCATAACACCCCATTAATTAATAACCCTATATGTTTAAAATCTCATTATATTATCTATAAAATATCAGACTAAAAATAAGATTTAGTACCACTAGACACGTCGGATAACGGATTAGCATGAAGGCCACGTAATCTCCATTCACGCCATCATCACATGAGTGCACCTAATGTTAACTGGCTATATTACCCCCTGTTTGTGTAATTTTTCAACCTTCCTTTCCGTGATTTAACTTTAAAACACAAATTAAACCTCATGTTTTAATACGTCTTAAGACCAACAAATCCTTAGTTTTCCGTAATATTAAATTCTAGCAGGCAGAAGATTTGTTGCTCAGTCATAATTCCGAGTTTTGACCCCTCCACTCCTTCCCTTGGCCCCTTTATATATATAAGcagcataccaacaacaaccaccaTGATCAAAATCATCTTTCCATGAAAAATTCTTAAATTCCGAAATCTTTCtaatcaatacacaagaaaagaacaagaagaaagatacagagatttttattttttttaatcatcaaaaatgaagatgaagatattttcgTTTCTACCGAAATCGGCAACTGTTACATTTCAACAGAATCCGGCTCCATATAGTCCAGGTAGAGAAAACAACCACAAGCTCAAGTCCTCCCATGTAAACAAAGGATTTTCAGGTCAGTTAATTCCAGATGAAGCTCGGAGGAAATCGTCTTCTAATGATAGAAGTTTTGATTCAACTCAAGAACCAACTTCACCAAAAGTTTCATGTATGGGTCAAATTAAACTCAAGAAAAAAGTGTATAATTCTAAGTCTCCTAATAAAGAAGAACAGGATCATCAAAAGAAGATCAAGAAAAGGACCAAGAACAAGGAGAATAAACCATCCAAAACTAGTGAAGAACTACCTGCAACAGCTTCTTCTAAAGTTTCAAAAGCAGAGAACAAGAAGAAATTTGATTCTATGGTTTCTAATAATAAGAAACAACAACCATCTCTAGCTAATACTAAAGCTGCTCCAAGTTTAGATCAAATGAAGCGATTCGCTAGCGGTCGAGAATCATTAGCAAATTTTGATTGGAGAGATTTCCATGGTGATGATGGTCAAGAAGATGAAGTTTTTATTGCACATTCTGCTC includes the following:
- the LOC113289028 gene encoding uncharacterized protein At1g76070-like, coding for MKMKIFSFLPKSATVTFQQNPAPYSPGRENNHKLKSSHVNKGFSGQLIPDEARRKSSSNDRSFDSTQEPTSPKVSCMGQIKLKKKVYNSKSPNKEEQDHQKKIKKRTKNKENKPSKTSEELPATASSKVSKAENKKKFDSMVSNNKKQQPSLANTKAAPSLDQMKRFASGRESLANFDWRDFHGDDGQEDEVFIAHSAPLMMGGGGKVAMEPKKEINLWKRRTTTPPKPLQISVTNKDK